In Sphingomonas sp. SORGH_AS_0950, the following are encoded in one genomic region:
- a CDS encoding HdeD family acid-resistance protein, translating to MTDTDRSFAASLRPGAGWGWILAYGILSALLGLAAFLFPVPATFAATLVIGAFLIASGLVSIGAGIFGKGHEGRGYAIGFGIVSLVIGLIMAFEPATGAISITLLIAAWLGLRGVLEIGLGARMRRRRGWMIALGVLNIILALFVLVTLPWSAMTLPGYILGLSFLFGGITSIASALDHKKGASAFSL from the coding sequence ATGACCGATACGGACCGTTCTTTTGCCGCCTCGCTTCGGCCCGGTGCCGGATGGGGCTGGATTCTGGCTTACGGCATCCTGTCGGCGTTGCTGGGTCTGGCGGCGTTCCTGTTCCCGGTGCCCGCCACCTTCGCCGCGACGCTGGTGATCGGCGCGTTCCTCATCGCCTCGGGGCTGGTGTCGATCGGTGCCGGTATCTTCGGCAAGGGGCATGAAGGGCGCGGCTATGCGATCGGCTTCGGGATCGTGTCGCTGGTCATCGGGCTGATCATGGCGTTCGAGCCCGCGACCGGGGCGATCTCGATCACGCTGCTGATCGCGGCGTGGCTGGGCTTGCGCGGCGTGCTGGAAATCGGGCTGGGCGCGCGGATGCGGCGGCGGCGCGGCTGGATGATCGCGCTGGGCGTGCTGAACATCATCCTGGCGCTGTTCGTGCTGGTGACGCTGCCATGGAGCGCGATGACGCTGCCGGGCTATATTCTGGGGCTCAGCTTCCTGTTCGGCGGGATCACCTCCATCGCCTCGGCACTGGATCACAAGAAGGGGGCGAGTGCGTTTTCGCTTTGA
- a CDS encoding glutathione peroxidase, whose amino-acid sequence MSGIGDFTVRAADGTPVAMAAYAGRVLLVVNTASKCGFTPQYEGLEMLHRRYAAQGLTVLGFPCNQFGAQEPGDAAEIANFCLLTYDVTFPVMAKVEVNGEGADPLFGWLKGQAPGLLGTKAIKWNFTKFLVDRSGKVVGRYAPTTKPEDLARDIEGLL is encoded by the coding sequence ATGAGCGGGATTGGCGATTTCACCGTCCGGGCGGCGGACGGCACGCCGGTCGCCATGGCGGCCTATGCCGGGCGCGTGCTGCTGGTGGTCAACACCGCGTCGAAATGCGGCTTCACCCCGCAATATGAAGGGCTGGAGATGCTGCATCGTCGCTATGCGGCGCAGGGGCTGACGGTGTTGGGCTTTCCCTGCAACCAGTTCGGCGCGCAGGAGCCGGGCGACGCGGCGGAGATCGCGAATTTCTGTTTGCTGACCTATGACGTGACCTTCCCGGTGATGGCGAAGGTCGAGGTCAATGGCGAAGGCGCCGATCCGTTGTTCGGGTGGCTGAAGGGGCAAGCGCCGGGGTTGCTGGGGACCAAGGCGATCAAGTGGAACTTCACCAAGTTCCTGGTGGATCGGTCGGGCAAGGTGGTCGGCCGCTATGCCCCGACGACCAAGCCGGAGGATCTGGCGCGCGATATTGAGGGGCTCCTCTAG
- a CDS encoding GNAT family N-acetyltransferase codes for MSVWSETPTLTGRHVRLRPFVEADLPALVEAAREGELWNIFYANVSMMKTPERWLAAALKERDVGRALLFTVETPDGAVVGTTRYMRMAPQHRRLEIGGTFYATRVQRTGVNTEAKRMLLAHAFEVMECQAIQIRTDSLNKRSQAAIERLGAKKDGVLRGHQVMADGRIRDSVVYSIIDREWPGVRANLDYLLGKHR; via the coding sequence ATGAGCGTCTGGAGCGAGACGCCGACGCTGACCGGCCGCCACGTTCGCTTGCGCCCCTTCGTCGAGGCCGATCTGCCCGCGCTGGTCGAGGCCGCGCGGGAGGGCGAGCTCTGGAACATCTTCTACGCCAATGTCTCGATGATGAAGACGCCCGAGCGCTGGCTGGCGGCGGCGCTCAAGGAGCGCGATGTCGGCCGTGCGCTGCTCTTCACGGTCGAGACGCCGGACGGCGCGGTGGTCGGCACGACCCGCTATATGCGGATGGCGCCGCAGCATCGGCGGCTGGAGATCGGCGGCACCTTCTACGCCACGCGCGTCCAGCGGACCGGCGTCAATACCGAGGCGAAGCGGATGCTGCTGGCCCATGCCTTTGAGGTGATGGAGTGTCAGGCGATCCAGATCCGCACCGATTCGCTCAACAAGCGCAGCCAGGCGGCGATCGAGCGGCTGGGCGCCAAGAAGGACGGCGTGCTGCGCGGGCATCAGGTCATGGCGGACGGACGCATCCGCGACAGCGTCGTCTATTCGATCATCGACCGCGAGTGGCCCGGCGTGCGCGCCAATCTGGACTATCTGCTGGGCAAGCATCGATGA
- a CDS encoding ABC transporter ATP-binding protein: protein MGDAVAPRTAEPVLETRGLSRSFTQGGQTIEVLRGVDLAVAPGEIVALLGPSGSGKSTLLQAVGLLEGGFSGSIRIAGEEVSKLDSHGRTIARRDYLGFVYQFHHLLPDFNAIENVVLPQLVQGKLPAAADMRARGLLTALGLGHRLTHRPSQLSGGEQQRVAVARALANQPPLVLADEPTGNLDEHTSEVVLAEFLRLVRGEGSAALVATHNERLALKMDRVVRLHEGRLQ from the coding sequence ATGGGCGATGCCGTCGCCCCCCGCACCGCCGAGCCGGTTCTGGAGACGCGCGGGCTCTCGCGCAGCTTCACCCAGGGCGGGCAGACGATCGAGGTGCTGCGCGGCGTCGACCTGGCCGTCGCGCCGGGTGAGATCGTGGCGCTTCTGGGCCCCTCGGGTTCGGGCAAGTCGACGCTGCTCCAGGCGGTCGGCTTGCTGGAGGGCGGTTTCTCCGGCTCGATCCGGATCGCGGGGGAGGAGGTGTCGAAGCTCGACTCGCATGGCCGGACCATCGCGCGGCGCGATTATCTGGGCTTCGTCTATCAGTTCCACCACCTGCTGCCCGATTTCAACGCGATCGAGAATGTCGTCCTGCCGCAACTGGTGCAGGGCAAGCTGCCCGCCGCCGCCGATATGCGGGCCAGGGGGCTGCTGACCGCACTCGGCCTCGGCCACCGGCTGACCCATCGGCCGAGCCAGCTGTCGGGCGGCGAGCAGCAGCGCGTGGCGGTCGCCCGCGCGCTCGCCAACCAGCCGCCGCTGGTGCTGGCCGACGAGCCGACCGGCAATCTGGACGAACACACCTCCGAGGTCGTGCTGGCCGAATTCCTGCGGCTGGTGCGCGGCGAGGGCTCGGCGGCGTTGGTCGCGACGCATAACGAGCGGCTGGCGCTCAAGATGGACCGGGTGGTGCGCCTCCACGAAGGCCGCCTGCAATGA
- a CDS encoding lipoprotein-releasing ABC transporter permease subunit, which produces MILSRYERMIARRYLLPGKGEAFIFLVASISLVAVMLGVAALVIVMSVMNGFRAELFDKIVGLNGHAVVQGVGGRLPDWRDIVREARATPGVTSAVPMIEQPLMSSYNGRVEAVLVRGMRVQDIRGNSAIRSKIIMGNLNSITPGSGRIAIGSRLAEALGAQVGSEISLISPQGQTTPFGTVPRIVSYTVGAIFEIGVYDYDKAYVIMPIEDAQTLLLMGDTVGMVEIQTVDADRVGQILAPLADKLGGRAVIADWRTMNAQLFEALAVERVAMFTVLSIIILVAVFNILSSLIMLVRAKTRDIAILRTMGATRGGLMRIFMTVGTTIGALGTIAGLALGAVFLFYRQGVVNFVQFVTGQNLWDPSIRYLTELPSKTDPVEIIVIASMALVFSFLATLYPAWKAASTDPVQVLRYE; this is translated from the coding sequence ATGATCCTGTCACGCTATGAACGGATGATCGCCCGGCGCTATCTGCTGCCGGGCAAGGGAGAGGCGTTCATCTTCCTCGTCGCCTCGATCAGCCTGGTCGCAGTCATGCTGGGCGTCGCCGCGCTCGTCATCGTCATGAGCGTGATGAACGGCTTTCGCGCCGAGCTGTTCGACAAGATCGTCGGGCTGAACGGCCATGCGGTGGTGCAGGGGGTGGGCGGGCGCCTGCCCGACTGGCGCGACATCGTGCGCGAGGCCAGGGCGACGCCGGGGGTGACCAGCGCGGTGCCGATGATCGAGCAGCCGCTGATGTCCAGCTATAACGGCCGGGTCGAGGCGGTGCTGGTGCGCGGCATGCGGGTGCAGGACATCCGGGGCAATTCGGCGATCCGCTCCAAGATCATCATGGGCAATCTGAACAGCATCACGCCGGGCAGCGGCCGGATCGCGATCGGCAGCCGACTGGCGGAGGCGCTGGGCGCGCAGGTCGGCTCGGAGATTTCGCTGATCAGTCCGCAAGGGCAGACCACCCCCTTCGGCACGGTGCCGCGCATCGTCAGCTATACGGTCGGCGCGATCTTCGAGATCGGGGTGTACGACTATGACAAGGCCTATGTCATCATGCCGATCGAGGATGCGCAGACGCTGCTCCTGATGGGCGACACGGTCGGCATGGTCGAAATCCAGACGGTGGACGCCGACCGGGTGGGGCAGATCCTCGCGCCGCTAGCCGACAAGCTGGGCGGGCGCGCGGTGATCGCCGACTGGCGGACGATGAACGCGCAGCTGTTCGAGGCGCTGGCGGTCGAGCGGGTGGCGATGTTCACCGTGCTGTCGATCATCATCCTGGTCGCGGTGTTCAACATCCTGTCCTCGCTGATCATGCTCGTCCGCGCCAAGACGCGCGACATCGCGATCCTGCGAACGATGGGCGCGACGCGCGGCGGGTTGATGCGCATCTTCATGACGGTGGGCACGACGATCGGTGCGCTGGGCACGATCGCGGGGCTGGCGCTGGGCGCGGTGTTCCTATTCTATCGCCAAGGCGTGGTGAACTTCGTCCAGTTCGTGACGGGGCAGAATCTGTGGGACCCCTCGATCCGCTATTTGACCGAGCTGCCGTCCAAGACCGACCCCGTGGAGATCATCGTGATCGCGTCGATGGCGCTGGTCTTCTCCTTCCTCGCCACGCTCTACCCCGCCTGGAAGGCGGCGAGCACGGACCCGGTGCAGGTGCTGCGTTATGAATGA
- a CDS encoding TonB-dependent receptor, which produces MSLTLALMLAAQTVAATSDPQTATPPEPAARSGREEGRLGTAQQGGGDVVVTARRRAETIQSVPIAMSVIGGTALAETGTYNVNRLTQIQPTLQFYSTNPRNSAANIRGLGAPFGLTNDGIEQGVGIYVDQVYYSRIASATFDFTDTERIEVLRGPQGTLYGKNTTAGAINIITRPPSFTPEARVELSGGNYDFFQGKASVSGPLVDDKVAVRLSTSITTRRGTVWNTRQQEWQNSQDNLSLRSQFLWHATPTLDLTLSGDYARQNPNCCVQYYARVGATQRPLNRQYPALAAAQGYSVPSTNAFDRLTDVDTDLRAKQELGGLSLVANWDVGEATLTSVSAWRFWHWDPSNDRDFIGLPITTVSANPSQQSQVTQEIRIASNGKRTLDYVLGAFYFWQSIDTQGLQVQGPAASAFLLNPTGSAGRNPATLNGLTARNTIGFTNTSAALFGKLTWHVDDRLSVSPGLRLNYDRKDGSYVSVVTNGAGSTSLTSDQRGVLAPQNYTPSFTNWNLSGDLTIAYEFNPNVHYYATYARSYKSGGINLSGLPLDAQNNPILATQTVKPEKVNHFELGLKTQFADRRATVNIAGFWTEIGDYQATVNNLQVNVLRGYLANAGRVRTRGIEIDSAFRPTERFNIYANGAFTDARYTRFTNAPCPPELSGGTALPVVNGQIVGTPAAAGTPGNSLPYCNISGQWLPGVSRWAFSYGAEYDLPATVAGTEGQFYLGYDGSYRSKFSSNPSRSAYTDINGYSLSNVRAGFKAPGSWNAFVWVRNLFDHNYYELLATQSGSTGLIVGQPGDPRTYGFTISKSF; this is translated from the coding sequence ATGTCCTTGACCCTGGCACTCATGCTTGCTGCCCAGACGGTGGCGGCCACGTCCGATCCACAGACCGCCACGCCGCCCGAGCCTGCCGCCCGGTCGGGGCGCGAAGAAGGGCGGCTGGGCACCGCGCAACAGGGCGGGGGCGACGTCGTCGTCACCGCGCGCCGCCGCGCCGAGACGATCCAGTCGGTCCCCATCGCCATGTCGGTGATCGGCGGCACCGCGCTCGCGGAGACGGGCACCTATAATGTCAACCGGCTGACCCAGATTCAGCCGACGCTGCAATTCTATTCGACCAACCCGCGCAACTCGGCCGCCAATATCCGCGGGCTGGGCGCGCCGTTCGGGCTGACCAATGACGGGATCGAGCAGGGCGTCGGCATCTATGTCGATCAGGTCTATTACAGCCGCATCGCCTCGGCGACGTTCGACTTCACCGATACCGAGCGGATCGAGGTGCTGCGCGGGCCGCAGGGCACGCTCTATGGCAAGAACACCACGGCGGGCGCGATCAACATCATCACCCGCCCGCCCAGCTTCACGCCCGAGGCGCGGGTCGAACTGAGCGGCGGCAATTACGACTTTTTCCAGGGCAAGGCGTCGGTGTCCGGCCCGCTGGTCGACGACAAGGTGGCGGTGCGGCTGTCGACCTCGATCACCACGCGGCGCGGCACCGTCTGGAACACCCGTCAGCAGGAATGGCAGAACAGCCAGGACAATCTGTCGCTGCGCAGCCAGTTCCTGTGGCATGCCACGCCCACACTCGACCTGACCCTGTCGGGCGATTATGCGCGGCAGAACCCCAATTGCTGCGTCCAATATTATGCGCGGGTGGGCGCGACCCAGCGGCCGCTCAATCGCCAATATCCGGCGCTGGCCGCTGCGCAGGGCTATAGCGTGCCGTCTACCAACGCCTTCGACCGGTTGACCGATGTCGATACCGATCTGCGCGCCAAGCAGGAACTGGGCGGCCTGTCGCTGGTCGCCAACTGGGATGTGGGCGAAGCGACGCTGACCAGCGTGTCGGCGTGGCGCTTCTGGCACTGGGACCCATCCAACGATCGCGACTTCATCGGCCTGCCCATCACCACCGTCTCGGCCAATCCGTCGCAGCAGAGCCAGGTGACGCAGGAAATCCGCATCGCCTCCAACGGCAAGCGCACGCTCGATTATGTGCTGGGCGCCTTTTACTTCTGGCAGTCGATCGACACGCAGGGTTTGCAGGTGCAGGGCCCGGCGGCGAGTGCATTCCTGCTCAATCCGACCGGCTCCGCCGGGCGCAACCCCGCGACGCTGAACGGGCTGACCGCGCGCAACACGATCGGCTTCACCAACACTTCGGCCGCGCTGTTCGGCAAACTGACCTGGCATGTCGACGACCGCCTGTCGGTGTCGCCGGGCCTGCGGCTCAATTACGACCGCAAGGACGGCTCCTATGTCTCGGTCGTCACCAATGGCGCGGGATCGACCAGCCTGACCAGCGACCAGCGCGGGGTCCTTGCGCCGCAGAATTACACGCCGTCCTTCACCAACTGGAACCTGTCGGGCGATCTGACCATCGCCTATGAATTCAACCCCAATGTCCATTATTACGCGACCTATGCGCGCAGCTATAAGTCGGGGGGCATCAATCTGTCGGGCCTGCCGCTGGATGCGCAGAACAACCCGATCCTGGCCACCCAGACGGTGAAGCCGGAAAAGGTCAATCATTTCGAGTTGGGGCTGAAGACCCAGTTCGCCGACCGCCGTGCGACCGTGAACATCGCCGGTTTCTGGACCGAGATCGGCGATTATCAGGCGACGGTGAACAATCTTCAGGTCAACGTCCTGCGCGGCTATCTGGCGAATGCCGGACGCGTACGGACGCGGGGGATCGAGATCGACTCGGCCTTCCGCCCGACCGAACGGTTCAACATCTATGCCAACGGCGCCTTCACCGATGCGCGCTATACCCGCTTCACCAACGCGCCATGCCCGCCCGAGCTGTCGGGCGGCACCGCGCTGCCGGTGGTCAACGGCCAGATCGTCGGCACGCCGGCGGCGGCGGGGACGCCGGGCAATTCGCTGCCCTATTGCAACATTTCGGGCCAGTGGCTGCCGGGCGTATCGCGCTGGGCCTTTTCCTACGGCGCGGAATATGACCTGCCCGCGACCGTGGCGGGGACCGAGGGGCAATTCTATCTCGGCTATGACGGCAGCTATCGATCCAAATTCTCGTCCAACCCGTCGCGCTCGGCCTATACCGACATCAACGGATACAGCCTGTCCAATGTGCGGGCGGGGTTCAAGGCGCCGGGCAGCTGGAACGCGTTCGTCTGGGTCCGCAACCTGTTCGATCACAATTATTACGAGCTGTTGGCGACCCAGTCGGGTTCGACCGGGCTGATCGTCGGCCAGCCGGGCGATCCGCGCACATACGGGTTCACCATTTCCAAGTCGTTCTGA
- a CDS encoding Hsp20 family protein — MRIDLTPYRRSTIGFDRLFDLLEANSRGASAENYPPFNLERLAEDRYRITLAVAGFSRDEIEITAQQNMLLVTGKKDDKATAPNFLHVGIANRSFERRFELADFVFVEDARLNDGLLVIDLVREVPEAMKPKTIAIKTGQPLAAVEHHAEEADAAKAA; from the coding sequence ATGCGTATCGACCTGACCCCGTATCGCCGTTCGACCATCGGCTTCGACCGGCTGTTCGATCTGCTGGAGGCCAATTCGCGCGGCGCTTCGGCGGAAAATTATCCCCCGTTCAATCTCGAGCGTCTGGCCGAGGACCGTTACCGCATCACCCTGGCGGTGGCCGGTTTCTCCCGCGACGAGATCGAGATCACCGCGCAGCAGAACATGCTGCTCGTCACCGGCAAGAAGGATGACAAGGCGACCGCGCCCAACTTCCTGCATGTCGGCATCGCCAATCGCTCGTTCGAGCGGCGCTTCGAGTTGGCGGACTTCGTGTTCGTCGAGGATGCGCGCCTGAACGACGGCCTGCTCGTCATCGACCTCGTCCGCGAGGTGCCCGAGGCGATGAAGCCCAAGACGATCGCGATCAAGACGGGCCAGCCGCTGGCGGCGGTCGAACATCACGCCGAAGAGGCCGACGCGGCCAAGGCGGCGTAA
- a CDS encoding IS3-like element ISGbe2 family transposase (programmed frameshift) — MSVSEIITDGGRRRHWSTPEKLRIVEETLDGRESISVVARRNGVAPNLLYRWRRLMLEGGSVAVAGDDDVTSNRQVREMETRIRELERQLGRKTLEVEILKEALERSRPKKSELAHALAVAGDYPVSLVAKTLGVGRSTVYDRLTGRTRTRGPYAKADDADLLPRIRQIAAQRPTYGYRRIAAVLNRQQRAEGLAPVNHKRVYRIMAADRLLLARRYTERADYGHDGVVVAIRSNLRWCSDGFEFTCWNGEVVRGAFIIDAHDREIIAWRAIANAGISGSDVRDIMLEAVETRFGGMRAPVPVEMLSDNGSAYTARETRTFARQLGLKPCFTPVRSPQSNGISEAFVHTLKRDYVRVSPLPDAPTALTSLAGWIEDYNDNHPHSGLKMRSPREHRALVSATA; from the exons ATGTCCGTGTCCGAAATCATCACCGACGGCGGTCGTCGCCGTCACTGGAGCACGCCTGAGAAGCTGAGGATCGTCGAGGAGACGCTCGATGGTCGCGAGAGCATATCGGTGGTGGCACGCCGCAACGGCGTGGCGCCGAACCTGCTGTACCGCTGGCGGCGGCTGATGCTGGAGGGCGGGAGCGTCGCGGTCGCCGGCGACGACGACGTGACCAGCAATCGCCAGGTCCGCGAGATGGAGACCCGCATCCGCGAACTGGAGCGCCAGCTCGGCCGCAAGACGCTGGAGGTCGAGATCCTGAAGGAGGCGCTGGAGCGCTCGCGCC CCAAAAAAAGCGAGCTTGCTCATGCACTCGCCGTTGCCGGAGACTATCCGGTGAGCCTGGTCGCCAAGACGCTCGGGGTCGGGCGCTCGACGGTGTACGACCGCCTGACCGGCCGCACCCGGACGCGCGGGCCGTACGCCAAGGCCGACGACGCGGACCTGCTGCCCCGCATACGCCAGATCGCCGCGCAGCGGCCCACCTACGGCTACCGCCGCATCGCGGCGGTCCTCAATCGACAGCAACGCGCCGAAGGACTGGCGCCGGTCAACCACAAGCGCGTCTACCGCATCATGGCAGCGGACCGCCTGCTGCTGGCGCGGCGCTACACCGAGCGGGCCGACTATGGCCATGACGGCGTCGTGGTGGCGATCCGCTCGAACCTGCGCTGGTGCTCGGACGGCTTCGAGTTCACCTGCTGGAACGGCGAGGTCGTGCGCGGCGCCTTCATCATCGACGCCCATGACCGCGAGATCATCGCCTGGCGCGCGATCGCCAATGCGGGCATCAGCGGCTCGGACGTGCGCGACATCATGCTGGAAGCCGTGGAAACCCGCTTCGGCGGTATGCGCGCGCCCGTGCCGGTCGAGATGCTGTCCGATAACGGCTCGGCCTATACTGCCCGCGAAACACGCACCTTTGCCCGGCAGCTGGGCCTCAAACCCTGCTTCACGCCCGTTCGCAGCCCGCAGTCCAACGGCATCTCGGAGGCCTTCGTTCATACCCTCAAGCGCGATTACGTCCGCGTCTCGCCGCTGCCTGATGCTCCCACCGCGTTGACATCGCTTGCCGGATGGATCGAGGACTACAACGACAACCACCCCCATTCAGGGCTCAAAATGCGTTCACCGCGCGAACATCGCGCACTGGTTTCTGCAACCGCCTGA
- a CDS encoding CTP synthase codes for MARYIFITGGVVSSLGKGLMAASLAALLQARGYRVRIRKFDPYLNVDPGTMSPYQHGEVYVTDDGAETDLDLGHYERFTGVASRQSDNVTSGRIYKTIIERERRGDYLGATVQVIPHVTDAIKAFAKADTVDENGEDLDFVLCEIGGTVGDIESLPFIEAIRQLKNELGRGKSISIHVTLVPYIAAAGELKTKPTQHSVREIAALGVAPDVLVCRCEHPLPASDRAKIGLFCNVPPSAVIPALDAASIYAVPLQYHAEGLDSEVLRAFGIEPEGAPDLSRWTEIVDRLTNPEGEVTIGVVGKYVGLQDAYKSLNEALVHGGIANKVKVHIRWIDAELFEGDESEIAQQLEPCHAILVPGAFGERGAAGKIAAVRFARERRVPYFGICFGMQMACVEGARDLAGITDASSTEFGPTSEPVVGLITEWMGRDGLEKREASGDLGGTMRLGAYQAKLAGNSVVASIYGSEDISERHRHRYEVNTAYKEALEKGGLVFSGMSPDGTLPEIVERPDHPWFVGVQFHPELKSKPFDPHPLFASFVEAAVKQSRLV; via the coding sequence ATGGCGCGGTATATCTTCATCACCGGCGGCGTGGTTTCGTCGCTCGGCAAGGGCCTCATGGCGGCCTCTCTTGCGGCTCTTCTGCAGGCACGCGGTTACCGCGTGCGCATCCGCAAGTTCGATCCCTATCTCAACGTCGATCCGGGCACGATGAGCCCGTATCAGCATGGCGAGGTGTATGTGACCGACGACGGGGCGGAGACCGACCTCGACCTCGGCCATTATGAACGCTTCACCGGCGTGGCCTCGCGCCAGTCGGACAACGTCACCTCGGGCCGCATCTACAAGACGATCATCGAGCGCGAGCGGCGCGGCGACTATCTGGGCGCGACCGTCCAGGTGATCCCGCACGTCACCGACGCGATCAAGGCGTTCGCCAAGGCCGATACGGTCGACGAGAATGGCGAGGATCTCGACTTCGTCCTCTGCGAGATCGGCGGCACGGTCGGCGATATCGAATCGCTGCCCTTCATCGAGGCGATCCGCCAGCTCAAGAACGAGCTGGGCCGTGGCAAATCGATCAGCATCCACGTGACCCTGGTGCCCTATATCGCGGCGGCGGGCGAGCTGAAGACCAAGCCCACCCAGCATTCGGTGCGCGAGATCGCGGCGCTGGGCGTGGCCCCCGACGTGCTGGTCTGCCGCTGCGAGCATCCGCTGCCCGCCTCGGACCGTGCCAAGATCGGCCTGTTCTGCAACGTGCCGCCCTCGGCGGTCATTCCGGCGCTGGACGCCGCCAGCATCTATGCGGTGCCGCTGCAATATCACGCCGAGGGCCTCGATTCGGAGGTGCTGCGCGCATTCGGGATCGAGCCGGAGGGCGCGCCCGACCTGTCGCGCTGGACCGAGATCGTCGATCGCCTGACCAATCCCGAGGGCGAGGTCACGATCGGCGTGGTCGGCAAATATGTCGGCCTGCAGGATGCGTACAAGTCGCTCAACGAGGCGCTGGTGCATGGCGGCATCGCCAACAAGGTGAAGGTCCATATCCGCTGGATCGACGCCGAGCTGTTCGAGGGCGATGAGAGCGAGATCGCGCAGCAGCTCGAACCCTGCCACGCCATCCTGGTCCCCGGCGCGTTCGGCGAGCGCGGCGCGGCGGGCAAGATCGCGGCGGTCCGGTTCGCGCGCGAACGCCGCGTGCCTTATTTCGGCATCTGCTTCGGCATGCAGATGGCCTGTGTCGAGGGCGCGCGCGATCTGGCAGGGATCACGGACGCCTCCTCGACCGAGTTCGGCCCGACCTCGGAGCCGGTGGTCGGCCTCATCACCGAATGGATGGGCCGTGACGGCCTGGAGAAGCGCGAGGCCAGCGGCGACCTGGGCGGCACGATGCGGCTGGGCGCCTATCAGGCGAAGCTGGCAGGCAACAGCGTCGTCGCCTCCATCTATGGCAGCGAGGATATTTCCGAGCGGCATCGTCACCGTTACGAGGTCAACACCGCCTATAAGGAAGCGCTGGAAAAGGGCGGGCTGGTGTTCAGCGGCATGTCGCCGGACGGCACGCTCCCCGAGATCGTCGAGCGGCCCGATCATCCCTGGTTCGTCGGCGTGCAGTTCCACCCGGAATTGAAATCGAAACCCTTCGACCCGCATCCCCTGTTCGCCAGCTTCGTCGAAGCGGCGGTGAAGCAGAGCCGGTTGGTGTGA
- the secG gene encoding preprotein translocase subunit SecG, which yields MFAFLLVIHAIIAATLVTVILMQRSEGGGLGMGGSPSGLMSARGAADFLSRATAVLATAFIGFSILLAVLAATRGAPAIDTSLARTPATQAPITQPAPAPVPTGTAPAQAPADNSAVPLAR from the coding sequence ATGTTCGCATTCCTGCTCGTCATCCACGCCATCATCGCCGCGACCCTCGTCACGGTGATTCTCATGCAGCGGTCGGAAGGCGGCGGTCTGGGCATGGGGGGCAGCCCGTCGGGGCTGATGTCGGCACGCGGCGCGGCCGACTTCCTCAGCCGTGCGACGGCGGTGCTGGCCACCGCCTTTATCGGCTTCTCGATCCTGCTCGCGGTCCTGGCCGCGACGCGCGGCGCGCCCGCCATCGACACCTCGCTGGCCCGCACGCCCGCGACCCAGGCGCCGATCACCCAGCCCGCGCCCGCTCCGGTCCCGACCGGGACCGCACCGGCGCAGGCTCCGGCGGACAATTCGGCGGTTCCGCTCGCCCGCTAA
- a CDS encoding MarR family transcriptional regulator: MSALVDYVRSGEPDLTNRQMALLLVVYLRPGPHTVRGLARALNVSKPVVTRALNRLGTLGYLRRQRDDSDKRNIFVARTPEGADFLEEFGHFIGAGDAPALQRASA, translated from the coding sequence ATGTCGGCGCTGGTCGATTATGTCCGTTCGGGTGAACCCGACCTGACCAACCGGCAGATGGCCCTGCTGCTCGTCGTTTACCTGCGTCCGGGCCCGCATACGGTGCGCGGTTTGGCGCGCGCCTTGAACGTCTCGAAACCCGTCGTCACCCGCGCCTTGAATAGACTGGGAACGCTGGGCTATCTGCGCCGCCAACGCGATGATAGCGACAAGCGTAACATCTTTGTCGCCAGGACACCTGAAGGGGCGGACTTTCTTGAAGAATTCGGACATTTCATCGGCGCTGGCGACGCCCCTGCCCTCCAGCGAGCCAGCGCGTAA
- a CDS encoding SH3 domain-containing protein produces the protein MKNSDISSALATPLPSSEPARKSFALQGRRVSLDPRTHAVRADLADVRLAEYVFAPHYAAPLSYKTCSALTLREGRKTDSEVLAELAPGEAFEVLEVAGGLAWGIAPHMGLVGYCDAALLERVQ, from the coding sequence TTGAAGAATTCGGACATTTCATCGGCGCTGGCGACGCCCCTGCCCTCCAGCGAGCCAGCGCGTAAGAGCTTTGCGCTGCAGGGGCGGCGGGTCAGCCTCGACCCTCGCACCCATGCGGTTCGCGCCGATCTGGCTGATGTCCGGCTGGCCGAATACGTATTCGCGCCCCATTATGCCGCGCCCCTGTCCTATAAGACGTGCAGCGCGCTGACCTTGCGCGAGGGACGCAAGACCGACAGCGAGGTGCTGGCCGAACTCGCCCCCGGCGAGGCGTTCGAGGTGCTGGAGGTCGCGGGCGGTCTGGCCTGGGGCATTGCGCCGCATATGGGCCTGGTCGGCTATTGCGATGCGGCGTTGCTGGAGCGGGTGCAATGA